A single region of the Oreochromis niloticus isolate F11D_XX linkage group LG19, O_niloticus_UMD_NMBU, whole genome shotgun sequence genome encodes:
- the ghsra gene encoding growth hormone secretagogue receptor a isoform X2: protein MRSPRSRVTSAVRVRCGRENNPEATMPSWPSQLECLHRNCTWEETNNTISKADPSPPPLNYYSIPLLTAITVACTLLFLIGVAGNVMTILVVSKYRDMRTTTNLYLCSMAVSDLLIFLCMPLDLYRMWRYRPWRFGDALCKLFQFVSESSTYSTILSITALSVERYLAICFPLRAKALVTKRRVRALICLLWTVSLLSAGPVFVMVGVEQDTMGPLNFSSWMNETNLFLETEDTRELLYSLIGRRLWQRHRETNMSNRVSHRDKSNRQTIKMLVVVVLAFVLCWLPFHVGRYLQFRSLDAPSPLLSLLSEYCSLVSVVLFYLSAAINPILYNTMSWKYRGAAARLFGLTDSLPPRGRTASTVKGDGSNGWTESTISF, encoded by the exons ATGAGGAGTCCCAGATCCAGGGTGACATCAGCAGTCAGGGTCAGGTGCGGCCGGGAGAATAACCCAGAGGCAACAATGCCCTCCTGGCCCAGCCAACTGGAGTGCCTCCACCGTAACTGCACCTGGGAGGAGACCAACAATACCATAAGCAAAGCTGACCCTTCCCCGCCCCCTCTCAATTATTATTCAATTCCTCTCCTAACGGCCATCACCGTCGCCTGCACACTGCTGTTTCTGATAGGGGTGGCCGGGAATGTTATGACCATTTTGGTGGTCAGCAAGTACCGGGACATGCGCACGACCACCAATCTGTACCTGTGCAGCATGGCGGTATCCGATCTACTCATTTTCCTTTGCATGCCACTTGACCTCTACCGCATGTGGAGATACAGGCCCTGGCGCTTTGGAGACGCGCTCTGCAAACTCTTTCAGTTTGTGTCAGAATCAAGCACTTACTCCACCATCCTCAGCATCACCGCCCTGTCAGTAGAGCGCTACCTGGCGATCTGTTTCCCATTGCGCGCCAAGGCTCTGGTAACCAAAAGGCGCGTACGAGCCTTGATTTGTCTGTTATGGACAGTGTCCCTTTTGAGCGCAGGCCCTGTGTTTGTCATGGTGGGAGTAGAGCAGGACACGATGGGGCCACTAAACTTCAGTTCGTGGATGAATGAGACTAACTTATTCCTGGAGACTGAGGACACCCGAGAGT TGCTCTACAGCCTGATAGGCCGTCGGCTGTGGCAAAGGCACCGAGAGACGAACATGAGCAACCGCGTGTCTCACAGGGATAAGAGCAACAGGCAGACCATAAAGATGCTGG TGGTTGTTGTGCTGGCCTTTGTCCTGTGTTGGTTGCCTTTCCATGTGGGTCGTTACTTGCAGTTCCGCTCTCTGGATGCTCCTTCACCGTTGCTGTCGTTGTTATCCGAGTACTGTAGCTTGGTGTCAGTGGTTCTCTTTTACTTGAGTGCTGCCATCAATCCCATCCTCTATAACACCATGTCGTGGAAATACCGGGGTGCAGCGGCGCGCCTCTTCGGCCTGACCGACAGCCTGCCGCCACGGGGTCGCACAGCGAGCACTGTGAAGGGAGATGGCTCAAACGGCTGGACAGAGTCTACAATCAGCTTTTGA
- the ghsra gene encoding growth hormone secretagogue receptor a isoform X1, with amino-acid sequence MRSPRSRVTSAVRVRCGRENNPEATMPSWPSQLECLHRNCTWEETNNTISKADPSPPPLNYYSIPLLTAITVACTLLFLIGVAGNVMTILVVSKYRDMRTTTNLYLCSMAVSDLLIFLCMPLDLYRMWRYRPWRFGDALCKLFQFVSESSTYSTILSITALSVERYLAICFPLRAKALVTKRRVRALICLLWTVSLLSAGPVFVMVGVEQDTMGPLNFSSWMNETNLFLETEDTRECKMTHYAVQSGLMGAMVWLSSVFFFMPVFCLTVLYSLIGRRLWQRHRETNMSNRVSHRDKSNRQTIKMLVVVVLAFVLCWLPFHVGRYLQFRSLDAPSPLLSLLSEYCSLVSVVLFYLSAAINPILYNTMSWKYRGAAARLFGLTDSLPPRGRTASTVKGDGSNGWTESTISF; translated from the exons ATGAGGAGTCCCAGATCCAGGGTGACATCAGCAGTCAGGGTCAGGTGCGGCCGGGAGAATAACCCAGAGGCAACAATGCCCTCCTGGCCCAGCCAACTGGAGTGCCTCCACCGTAACTGCACCTGGGAGGAGACCAACAATACCATAAGCAAAGCTGACCCTTCCCCGCCCCCTCTCAATTATTATTCAATTCCTCTCCTAACGGCCATCACCGTCGCCTGCACACTGCTGTTTCTGATAGGGGTGGCCGGGAATGTTATGACCATTTTGGTGGTCAGCAAGTACCGGGACATGCGCACGACCACCAATCTGTACCTGTGCAGCATGGCGGTATCCGATCTACTCATTTTCCTTTGCATGCCACTTGACCTCTACCGCATGTGGAGATACAGGCCCTGGCGCTTTGGAGACGCGCTCTGCAAACTCTTTCAGTTTGTGTCAGAATCAAGCACTTACTCCACCATCCTCAGCATCACCGCCCTGTCAGTAGAGCGCTACCTGGCGATCTGTTTCCCATTGCGCGCCAAGGCTCTGGTAACCAAAAGGCGCGTACGAGCCTTGATTTGTCTGTTATGGACAGTGTCCCTTTTGAGCGCAGGCCCTGTGTTTGTCATGGTGGGAGTAGAGCAGGACACGATGGGGCCACTAAACTTCAGTTCGTGGATGAATGAGACTAACTTATTCCTGGAGACTGAGGACACCCGAGAGTGTAAGATGACGCACTATGCTGTGCAATCAGGTCTAATGGGGGCCATGGTGTGGCTGAGCTCCGTTTTCTTCTTCATGCCCGTGTTCTGTCTGACAGTGCTCTACAGCCTGATAGGCCGTCGGCTGTGGCAAAGGCACCGAGAGACGAACATGAGCAACCGCGTGTCTCACAGGGATAAGAGCAACAGGCAGACCATAAAGATGCTGG TGGTTGTTGTGCTGGCCTTTGTCCTGTGTTGGTTGCCTTTCCATGTGGGTCGTTACTTGCAGTTCCGCTCTCTGGATGCTCCTTCACCGTTGCTGTCGTTGTTATCCGAGTACTGTAGCTTGGTGTCAGTGGTTCTCTTTTACTTGAGTGCTGCCATCAATCCCATCCTCTATAACACCATGTCGTGGAAATACCGGGGTGCAGCGGCGCGCCTCTTCGGCCTGACCGACAGCCTGCCGCCACGGGGTCGCACAGCGAGCACTGTGAAGGGAGATGGCTCAAACGGCTGGACAGAGTCTACAATCAGCTTTTGA